The following coding sequences are from one Brienomyrus brachyistius isolate T26 chromosome 2, BBRACH_0.4, whole genome shotgun sequence window:
- the LOC125713167 gene encoding uncharacterized protein LOC125713167 isoform X3 has product MSAVLRSVPCSLANVHFPKLASSPPARHPASSKDSRTVKLSQAYIQPLEPCPAPVMIWVPSSQHITHKPLQWRPASPHVTVMQISCRLPPQFGDPLDWRKSKSGAKRIRFQASGKPEARVGRSADGEPDVAVAVDARGGDMLLENMPEVLHNVRQRRQRGAPSRDVLAPDYVPDTKESWESLTGGRAAPTSGRETAFLGEGAEAPTPRGRCPGATAQGPLPRGRCPGATPVTVDHSVLVPMATPSLASCLDGCHDTWLNRSSLCPNSGPRVSPSVCPRHCLLCPPPPRYSVPDWPQRILLIRPFLPHGLFHVGLCFHRWSAWMMTSVMERGGAAGTTSVSPPSF; this is encoded by the exons CGCTGTTCTGCGGTCAGtcccctgcagcttggccaacGTCCATTTCCCGAAGCTTGCCTCTTCGCCTCCTGCCAGGCACCCCGCCAGCAGCAAGGACAGCAGGACCGTAAAG CTGAGCCAGGCCTACATCCAGCCCCTGGAGCCCTGCCCTGCCCCTGTAATGATCTGGGtccccagctcccagcacatcACCCACAAGCCCCTGCAGTGGAG gccagcatctccccacgtgACAGTCATGCAGATCTCCTGCCGTTTGCCACCCCAGTTTGGTGACCCTTTG GACTGGAGGAAGTCAAAAAGCGGAGCCAAGAGAATCCGTTTCCAGGCCTCTGGAAAGCCGGAGGCCAGAGTCGGCAGGAGCGCAGATGGCGAGCCGGACGTGGCCGTGGCAGTGGATGCACGGGGGGGCGACATGCTTCTGGAGAACATGCCAGAGGTCCTCCACAACGTGAGGCAGAGGAGGCAGCGCGGGGCTCCCTCACGAGACGTCCTAGCACCTGATTACGTGCCAGACACCAAG GAGTCATGGGAGTCATTGACTGGCGGAAGGGCTGCACCTACCTCTGGGAGGGAGACTGCATTCCTgggggagggagcagaagcgcCCACTCCcaggggccgctgcccaggggccactgcccaggggccactgcccaggggccgctgcccaggggccacgCCAGTGACAG TGGACCACAGTGTCCTGGTTCCCATGGCAACCCCCTCGCTTGCCAGCTGCCTTGATGGCTGCCATGATACTTGGCTGAACCGTAGCAGCTTGTGCCCAAACTCTGGACCCCGGGTGAGTCCCTCAGTGTGTCCACGACACTGtctcctgtgcccccccccccccaggtataGTGTACCTGATTGGCCACAGAGAATCCTTCTGATACGTCCATTCCTACCACATGGTTTATTTCATGTTGGTCTCTGTTTTCATAGATGGTCAGCGTGGATGATGACATCGGTGATGGAGAGAGGGGGTGCAGCAGGGACGACTTCTGTGTCTCCCCCGAGCTTTTAA
- the LOC125713167 gene encoding uncharacterized protein LOC125713167 isoform X5 — MIWVPSSQHITHKPLQWRPASPHVTVMQISCRLPPQFGDPLDWRKSKSGAKRIRFQASGKPEARVGRSADGEPDVAVAVDARGGDMLLENMPEVLHNVRQRRQRGAPSRDVLAPDYVPDTKESWESLTGGRAAPTSGRETAFLGEGAEAPTPRGRCPGATAQGPLPRGRCPGATPVTVDHSVLVPMATPSLASCLDGCHDTWLNRSSLCPNSGPRVSPSVCPRHCLLCPPPPRYSVPDWPQRILLIRPFLPHGLFHVGLCFHRWSAWMMTSVMERGGAAGTTSVSPPSF, encoded by the exons ATGATCTGGGtccccagctcccagcacatcACCCACAAGCCCCTGCAGTGGAG gccagcatctccccacgtgACAGTCATGCAGATCTCCTGCCGTTTGCCACCCCAGTTTGGTGACCCTTTG GACTGGAGGAAGTCAAAAAGCGGAGCCAAGAGAATCCGTTTCCAGGCCTCTGGAAAGCCGGAGGCCAGAGTCGGCAGGAGCGCAGATGGCGAGCCGGACGTGGCCGTGGCAGTGGATGCACGGGGGGGCGACATGCTTCTGGAGAACATGCCAGAGGTCCTCCACAACGTGAGGCAGAGGAGGCAGCGCGGGGCTCCCTCACGAGACGTCCTAGCACCTGATTACGTGCCAGACACCAAG GAGTCATGGGAGTCATTGACTGGCGGAAGGGCTGCACCTACCTCTGGGAGGGAGACTGCATTCCTgggggagggagcagaagcgcCCACTCCcaggggccgctgcccaggggccactgcccaggggccactgcccaggggccgctgcccaggggccacgCCAGTGACAG TGGACCACAGTGTCCTGGTTCCCATGGCAACCCCCTCGCTTGCCAGCTGCCTTGATGGCTGCCATGATACTTGGCTGAACCGTAGCAGCTTGTGCCCAAACTCTGGACCCCGGGTGAGTCCCTCAGTGTGTCCACGACACTGtctcctgtgcccccccccccccaggtataGTGTACCTGATTGGCCACAGAGAATCCTTCTGATACGTCCATTCCTACCACATGGTTTATTTCATGTTGGTCTCTGTTTTCATAGATGGTCAGCGTGGATGATGACATCGGTGATGGAGAGAGGGGGTGCAGCAGGGACGACTTCTGTGTCTCCCCCGAGCTTTTAA
- the LOC125713167 gene encoding uncharacterized protein LOC125713167 isoform X1 gives MANESPLRVDHRPSELLDEPHCLWALCQHLCCWETVQRMARGNLQYANTRTSTKTRVCRKDELPALNVVNVSEWSELDMVPMGKVLQKRFISEKVSSKIQHPCTRLDSAVLRSVPCSLANVHFPKLASSPPARHPASSKDSRTVKLSQAYIQPLEPCPAPVMIWVPSSQHITHKPLQWRPASPHVTVMQISCRLPPQFGDPLDWRKSKSGAKRIRFQASGKPEARVGRSADGEPDVAVAVDARGGDMLLENMPEVLHNVRQRRQRGAPSRDVLAPDYVPDTKESWESLTGGRAAPTSGRETAFLGEGAEAPTPRGRCPGATAQGPLPRGRCPGATPVTVDHSVLVPMATPSLASCLDGCHDTWLNRSSLCPNSGPRVSPSVCPRHCLLCPPPPRYSVPDWPQRILLIRPFLPHGLFHVGLCFHRWSAWMMTSVMERGGAAGTTSVSPPSF, from the exons AGCCCACTCCGTGTGGACCATCGCCCCAGCGAGCTTCTGGATGAGCCCCACTGTCTTTGGGCCTTGTGCCAACATCTTTGTTGCTGGGAAACTGTGCAGCGAATGGCTAGAGGCAACCTTCAATATGCCAACACCAGAACATCCACAAAAACCCGAGTTTGCCGGAAAG ATGAGCTCCCGGCCTTGAACGTCGTTAATGTGTCCGAGTGGTCTGAATTGGACATGGTCCCCATGGGCAAAGTCTTACAGAAGAGATTTATCTCAGAAAAGGTCTCCAGCAAGATCCAGCACCCCTGCACTAGGTTAGACAG CGCTGTTCTGCGGTCAGtcccctgcagcttggccaacGTCCATTTCCCGAAGCTTGCCTCTTCGCCTCCTGCCAGGCACCCCGCCAGCAGCAAGGACAGCAGGACCGTAAAG CTGAGCCAGGCCTACATCCAGCCCCTGGAGCCCTGCCCTGCCCCTGTAATGATCTGGGtccccagctcccagcacatcACCCACAAGCCCCTGCAGTGGAG gccagcatctccccacgtgACAGTCATGCAGATCTCCTGCCGTTTGCCACCCCAGTTTGGTGACCCTTTG GACTGGAGGAAGTCAAAAAGCGGAGCCAAGAGAATCCGTTTCCAGGCCTCTGGAAAGCCGGAGGCCAGAGTCGGCAGGAGCGCAGATGGCGAGCCGGACGTGGCCGTGGCAGTGGATGCACGGGGGGGCGACATGCTTCTGGAGAACATGCCAGAGGTCCTCCACAACGTGAGGCAGAGGAGGCAGCGCGGGGCTCCCTCACGAGACGTCCTAGCACCTGATTACGTGCCAGACACCAAG GAGTCATGGGAGTCATTGACTGGCGGAAGGGCTGCACCTACCTCTGGGAGGGAGACTGCATTCCTgggggagggagcagaagcgcCCACTCCcaggggccgctgcccaggggccactgcccaggggccactgcccaggggccgctgcccaggggccacgCCAGTGACAG TGGACCACAGTGTCCTGGTTCCCATGGCAACCCCCTCGCTTGCCAGCTGCCTTGATGGCTGCCATGATACTTGGCTGAACCGTAGCAGCTTGTGCCCAAACTCTGGACCCCGGGTGAGTCCCTCAGTGTGTCCACGACACTGtctcctgtgcccccccccccccaggtataGTGTACCTGATTGGCCACAGAGAATCCTTCTGATACGTCCATTCCTACCACATGGTTTATTTCATGTTGGTCTCTGTTTTCATAGATGGTCAGCGTGGATGATGACATCGGTGATGGAGAGAGGGGGTGCAGCAGGGACGACTTCTGTGTCTCCCCCGAGCTTTTAA
- the LOC125713167 gene encoding uncharacterized protein LOC125713167 isoform X2, producing MANESPLRVDHRPSELLDEPHCLWALCQHLCCWETVQRMARGNLQYANTRTSTKTRVCRKDELPALNVVNVSEWSELDMVPMGKVLQKRFISEKVSSKIQHPCTRLDSAVLRSVPCSLANVHFPKLASSPPARHPASSKDSRTVKLSQAYIQPLEPCPAPVMIWVPSSQHITHKPLQWRPASPHVTVMQISCRLPPQFGDPLDWRKSKSGAKRIRFQASGKPEARVGRSADGEPDVAVAVDARGGDMLLENMPEVLHNVRQRRQRGAPSRDVLAPDYVPDTKESWESLTGGRAAPTSGRETAFLGEGAEAPTPRGRCPGATAQGPLPRGRCPGATPVTGTYSTTPPSSVPP from the exons AGCCCACTCCGTGTGGACCATCGCCCCAGCGAGCTTCTGGATGAGCCCCACTGTCTTTGGGCCTTGTGCCAACATCTTTGTTGCTGGGAAACTGTGCAGCGAATGGCTAGAGGCAACCTTCAATATGCCAACACCAGAACATCCACAAAAACCCGAGTTTGCCGGAAAG ATGAGCTCCCGGCCTTGAACGTCGTTAATGTGTCCGAGTGGTCTGAATTGGACATGGTCCCCATGGGCAAAGTCTTACAGAAGAGATTTATCTCAGAAAAGGTCTCCAGCAAGATCCAGCACCCCTGCACTAGGTTAGACAG CGCTGTTCTGCGGTCAGtcccctgcagcttggccaacGTCCATTTCCCGAAGCTTGCCTCTTCGCCTCCTGCCAGGCACCCCGCCAGCAGCAAGGACAGCAGGACCGTAAAG CTGAGCCAGGCCTACATCCAGCCCCTGGAGCCCTGCCCTGCCCCTGTAATGATCTGGGtccccagctcccagcacatcACCCACAAGCCCCTGCAGTGGAG gccagcatctccccacgtgACAGTCATGCAGATCTCCTGCCGTTTGCCACCCCAGTTTGGTGACCCTTTG GACTGGAGGAAGTCAAAAAGCGGAGCCAAGAGAATCCGTTTCCAGGCCTCTGGAAAGCCGGAGGCCAGAGTCGGCAGGAGCGCAGATGGCGAGCCGGACGTGGCCGTGGCAGTGGATGCACGGGGGGGCGACATGCTTCTGGAGAACATGCCAGAGGTCCTCCACAACGTGAGGCAGAGGAGGCAGCGCGGGGCTCCCTCACGAGACGTCCTAGCACCTGATTACGTGCCAGACACCAAG GAGTCATGGGAGTCATTGACTGGCGGAAGGGCTGCACCTACCTCTGGGAGGGAGACTGCATTCCTgggggagggagcagaagcgcCCACTCCcaggggccgctgcccaggggccactgcccaggggccactgcccaggggccgctgcccaggggccacgCCAGTGACAGGTACATACAGCACCACACCCCCCTCTTCAGTCCCACCCTGA
- the LOC125713167 gene encoding uncharacterized protein LOC125713167 isoform X4: MANESPLRVDHRPSELLDEPHCLWALCQHLCCWETVQRMARGNLQYANTRTSTKTRVCRKDELPALNVVNVSEWSELDMVPMGKVLQKRFISEKVSSKIQHPCTRLDSAVLRSVPCSLANVHFPKLASSPPARHPASSKDSRTVKLSQAYIQPLEPCPAPVMIWVPSSQHITHKPLQWRPASPHVTVMQISCRLPPQFGDPLDWRKSKSGAKRIRFQASGKPEARVGRSADGEPDVAVAVDARGGDMLLENMPEVLHNVRQRRQRGAPSRDVLAPDYVPDTKESWESLTGGRAAPTSGRETAFLGEGAEAPTPRGRCPGATAQGPLPRGRCPGATPVTDGQRG; the protein is encoded by the exons AGCCCACTCCGTGTGGACCATCGCCCCAGCGAGCTTCTGGATGAGCCCCACTGTCTTTGGGCCTTGTGCCAACATCTTTGTTGCTGGGAAACTGTGCAGCGAATGGCTAGAGGCAACCTTCAATATGCCAACACCAGAACATCCACAAAAACCCGAGTTTGCCGGAAAG ATGAGCTCCCGGCCTTGAACGTCGTTAATGTGTCCGAGTGGTCTGAATTGGACATGGTCCCCATGGGCAAAGTCTTACAGAAGAGATTTATCTCAGAAAAGGTCTCCAGCAAGATCCAGCACCCCTGCACTAGGTTAGACAG CGCTGTTCTGCGGTCAGtcccctgcagcttggccaacGTCCATTTCCCGAAGCTTGCCTCTTCGCCTCCTGCCAGGCACCCCGCCAGCAGCAAGGACAGCAGGACCGTAAAG CTGAGCCAGGCCTACATCCAGCCCCTGGAGCCCTGCCCTGCCCCTGTAATGATCTGGGtccccagctcccagcacatcACCCACAAGCCCCTGCAGTGGAG gccagcatctccccacgtgACAGTCATGCAGATCTCCTGCCGTTTGCCACCCCAGTTTGGTGACCCTTTG GACTGGAGGAAGTCAAAAAGCGGAGCCAAGAGAATCCGTTTCCAGGCCTCTGGAAAGCCGGAGGCCAGAGTCGGCAGGAGCGCAGATGGCGAGCCGGACGTGGCCGTGGCAGTGGATGCACGGGGGGGCGACATGCTTCTGGAGAACATGCCAGAGGTCCTCCACAACGTGAGGCAGAGGAGGCAGCGCGGGGCTCCCTCACGAGACGTCCTAGCACCTGATTACGTGCCAGACACCAAG GAGTCATGGGAGTCATTGACTGGCGGAAGGGCTGCACCTACCTCTGGGAGGGAGACTGCATTCCTgggggagggagcagaagcgcCCACTCCcaggggccgctgcccaggggccactgcccaggggccactgcccaggggccgctgcccaggggccacgCCAGTGACAG ATGGTCAGCGTGGATGA